Proteins encoded in a region of the Stieleria neptunia genome:
- a CDS encoding TIGR03067 domain-containing protein, whose protein sequence is MKTAVEFAMVCIVCLVSAAARADDPTDDKSRLQGVWALSSGETNGRKLGEVLRKKGLSDLRIKFSGDLMTMTGFGTPDYTYQFTLQPMDQPKGMRLVTVETHGKAPKGSILHCIYEMKGEELRLCLPSDSTVERPKKFEAPSGSRLSLLVLNRQTDNDNSRSEPADAR, encoded by the coding sequence ATGAAAACCGCTGTCGAATTCGCCATGGTCTGCATCGTGTGCTTGGTCAGCGCCGCGGCTCGCGCCGACGACCCAACAGACGACAAGTCGCGTTTGCAAGGTGTATGGGCCTTGTCGAGCGGTGAAACGAACGGGCGGAAGTTGGGTGAAGTCCTGCGAAAGAAGGGACTCAGCGATCTGAGGATCAAATTTTCCGGCGATCTGATGACAATGACTGGCTTCGGTACTCCCGACTATACGTACCAATTCACTCTTCAGCCGATGGATCAACCGAAAGGAATGAGGCTGGTCACCGTTGAGACTCATGGCAAGGCACCCAAGGGGTCGATTCTCCACTGCATCTACGAGATGAAAGGTGAGGAGCTACGGCTCTGCTTGCCGAGCGATTCGACCGTTGAGCGACCAAAGAAATTTGAGGCACCGAGCGGATCGCGTTTGTCTTTGCTGGTGTTAAATCGTCAAACCGATAACGACAATTCTCGTTCTGAGCCAGCGGATGCACGCTAG
- a CDS encoding HEAT repeat domain-containing protein translates to MRRFFRFRIVTLLLLILAASITAAWIVDRERLLARIEDENHPISYYVEKHSYWSPASYLGGDTDTYESELSGKLAFSGNKVVSSQGMGSPTLRQPDIATLNQTIGLLDSTDLATRLSAARLLALYLQAVSGSGNLDTDSVSSRVHFQAVGVNRVRQLIRDSDADVRAAVALILGNTLYDRHTVTLMKQTFDEEQDQTVKLHLAWAYWKIGHNYDKAEYYVNRSQGKAGPSDSPKDRALRFDNGDHIAGPR, encoded by the coding sequence ATGCGTCGATTCTTCCGATTTCGCATTGTTACTCTTTTGCTCTTGATACTCGCCGCATCTATCACTGCAGCGTGGATCGTAGACCGTGAACGCTTGCTAGCGAGAATTGAAGACGAGAATCATCCGATTAGCTACTACGTCGAGAAGCATTCGTACTGGAGCCCAGCGAGCTACCTTGGTGGTGATACGGACACATACGAATCGGAACTCTCTGGAAAATTGGCATTCAGTGGTAACAAAGTCGTTTCGTCACAGGGAATGGGGAGTCCAACATTGCGCCAACCCGACATCGCGACGCTGAACCAAACGATTGGGTTACTTGACTCTACGGATTTAGCAACACGTCTCTCCGCTGCTCGGCTACTGGCCTTGTACCTACAGGCCGTTTCGGGATCTGGAAACTTGGACACGGACAGCGTTTCCTCGCGTGTGCACTTTCAAGCTGTAGGAGTGAACCGCGTCCGTCAATTGATACGTGACAGCGATGCAGACGTACGCGCGGCAGTCGCACTGATTCTGGGGAACACGCTTTACGATCGCCACACGGTCACACTGATGAAGCAAACATTTGACGAGGAACAGGATCAGACTGTAAAGTTACATTTGGCTTGGGCATATTGGAAGATTGGACACAACTACGACAAAGCCGAGTACTACGTCAATCGGAGTCAGGGCAAGGCAGGACCATCCGATTCACCGAAGGACCGGGCGTTGCGTTTTGACAATGGAGACCACATTGCCGGTCCTCGGTGA
- a CDS encoding transposase, with protein MVAEQWVSYIEPPPTESSSGEHVVRYLTRYLTGGPISDHRIIAADDQEVTFWAREGYTTGGESIQVPLTLSTAEFICRWCLHIQPNQLTKTRQFGGWSSTKAVAYQQRCLASLSAVDGAEARMAVMAAVEEAEAELETEPELCCEHCGSESVRLTHEYPKRSWSVILGRDSECSPGWYRESQKLDDIRFWDDAMGEGFSEWYEWYLKSGIESARESPGLDAMTETTAETGMQQLMLF; from the coding sequence ATTGTCGCCGAACAATGGGTCAGCTACATCGAGCCCCCGCCGACCGAAAGCAGTAGTGGAGAGCATGTGGTTCGTTACTTGACGCGTTATCTGACCGGTGGGCCGATCAGCGACCATCGAATCATCGCGGCCGATGACCAGGAGGTAACGTTCTGGGCACGTGAAGGATACACGACGGGTGGTGAGTCGATTCAAGTTCCGTTGACTCTTTCGACAGCGGAGTTCATTTGCCGCTGGTGCTTGCACATCCAGCCCAATCAGCTAACCAAAACGCGTCAATTCGGAGGTTGGTCGAGCACGAAAGCGGTGGCGTATCAGCAACGCTGCCTTGCCTCCCTGAGTGCAGTCGACGGTGCGGAGGCTCGCATGGCCGTGATGGCTGCGGTGGAAGAAGCGGAGGCCGAGTTGGAGACCGAGCCGGAGCTATGCTGTGAGCACTGTGGCAGCGAGTCGGTTCGTCTGACGCACGAGTATCCGAAGCGATCCTGGAGCGTGATCTTGGGACGCGATTCGGAGTGTAGCCCAGGTTGGTACCGAGAGAGCCAAAAACTTGATGATATTCGGTTCTGGGACGATGCGATGGGGGAAGGTTTTTCGGAGTGGTACGAGTGGTATCTGAAAAGTGGCATTGAAAGTGCAAGAGAGTCCCCGGGCTTGGACGCCATGACCGAGACGACCGCAGAAACTGGCATGCAGCAACTCATGCTGTTCTAA
- the istB gene encoding IS21-like element helper ATPase IstB, protein MTNYLTRLTRRVQTMNQSTTRKPQSKKTESSIRQPPKTPPTRTSNERTEERLKEQFRSLRLPMFRDQFQATADRAAAEDLSHVQYLSELAELECQARNESRIKRLMTNSRLPLGKTWETFNFDRLPLSVTRQLESLREGSFLDRRENVLIFGQPGAGKSHALCALANQLVQQGRSMLLTTCSLLVQQLLIAKRDLRLQKYIKQLSRFEGLMIDDLGYVQQNREEMEVLFTLLAERYERGSVLLTSNLAFSKWDQIFKDAMTTAAAIDRLVHHSVIIELNVPSYRVETAKKTKSAGRSAKASQ, encoded by the coding sequence ATGACGAATTATTTGACACGTTTGACAAGGAGAGTCCAAACGATGAATCAATCAACCACACGAAAGCCCCAATCGAAAAAGACCGAATCGTCGATACGGCAGCCTCCCAAGACCCCGCCCACGAGGACGAGCAACGAACGGACCGAGGAGCGGCTGAAGGAGCAGTTTCGCAGCTTGCGTCTGCCGATGTTTCGCGACCAGTTTCAAGCGACGGCCGACCGAGCAGCCGCGGAGGATCTCAGCCATGTTCAATACTTATCGGAACTGGCGGAACTGGAATGCCAGGCCCGCAACGAGAGTCGGATCAAGCGTCTAATGACCAACTCACGTCTTCCGCTGGGCAAGACATGGGAGACGTTCAACTTCGATCGCTTGCCATTGTCAGTGACACGACAACTGGAGAGTCTTCGGGAGGGATCGTTCTTGGATCGTCGGGAGAACGTACTGATTTTCGGTCAGCCCGGTGCGGGGAAGAGTCACGCGCTTTGTGCCTTGGCGAATCAACTCGTCCAGCAAGGCCGGAGCATGCTTCTGACAACGTGCAGCTTGCTGGTGCAACAGTTGCTGATCGCAAAGCGGGATCTTCGCCTGCAGAAGTACATCAAGCAACTGTCTCGTTTCGAGGGCCTGATGATCGACGACCTGGGTTACGTGCAGCAGAATCGAGAAGAGATGGAGGTGCTGTTCACGCTGCTGGCGGAACGTTACGAGAGAGGGAGTGTTCTGTTGACGAGCAACTTGGCGTTCAGCAAGTGGGACCAGATCTTCAAAGATGCGATGACGACGGCGGCGGCGATCGATCGCTTGGTTCACCACAGCGTGATCATCGAGTTGAACGTGCCAAGCTATCGCGTGGAAACAGCCAAGAAAACGAAGTCAGCTGGACGGTCAGCAAAGGCCTCTCAATAA